One segment of Triticum aestivum cultivar Chinese Spring chromosome 2A, IWGSC CS RefSeq v2.1, whole genome shotgun sequence DNA contains the following:
- the LOC123187258 gene encoding disease resistance protein Pik-2 isoform X1 produces the protein MDVVTSVMGSLLAKLGELLLAEYKLQKGVKEDVESLELEMKGVHAALTMVAKVPRDQLDQQVKIWADELTRLSYDMEDVIDNFLVYVEGFDPAANSHKLKLLVEKMTSLFTKGKARHQIANAIKDIKTHAKDLADWHDRYSKVKDTSINNTIYPCLAALYKNQKDLVGIEDARDELIKRLTHGDGDVSNQQLKIVSIYGAGGLGKTTLAKAVYDSLQTKFSCKAFVPVGRNPQVNKVLKDILLELEPSKSMGDIAILDERQLINKLGDLLQNKRYFIVVDDIWDTTAWGIIKFALLDNNLGSRVITTTRLHQVATKTGDVYKLEPLSHKLSEELFYTILSDGKGKCPYDQPSEVSKKFLQRCAGVPLAIIAIASLLRDKPMENWSMLYNSIGFGNGYNKDIDDMRRILMFSYDDLPYHLRPCLLHLSIFPEDALIMKDTLIWMWVAEGFVHEEPGIGLFEIGERYFNDLVNRSMLLPVEQKQDNAIGACRVHDMVLDIICLLSKEQNFVTILDSNGKYSSSQSKARRLAVQTRDEEQHNHLVNKSMPKLRSCYASMCHISMMPSLSCFQVLRVLDMKNCKFLENCHLEHLGKSHLLRYLSLENTNISELPKDIGDLKFLQTLDLRNCKIKGLPQSTSLLRKLKCLRVGSMRLCTDGFEHICIEAPNWIGNLTSLEELSLKISGEFSTFVEGLGKLTELRVLGCDLRGHLDERSMKTLVGSVCKLEKIQIIHLEDLDEWSEMETDTYWAGYKPPRELRDLSMSSTFSRLPAWINSSLLPNLSKLKMDLYHFEEPDVVNLGGLPKLCDMGNLWIDSYIEFPDGAFPKLRYCGIHAPFWFLPGSMRSLECITFGFGTMWYMRDAVIDFDFISTLVNLPSLRWVFANIDCHGARASDVEKMEAAVRQAIDNHPNHPTLDLDMSGDPRMIKEPASPLLHHATSVGTSAREDNKESSSQETQQEFDDDDDNRIKQKPDLEQKKQDQVLHGMITNSPYHATHVFALVLKFLNFPHSSFHLTYQSLVCSPMKARRRIPPRQSRRTNAKPTMSTLMQWRSAQFSTSTPALLSLASVLACLLHHQRTQQPPVSVTLLRRSTRRRRKKNRRQTDRNSRPRNTKKPRTVQQRPCTQSSPLVLQKAVRPPLLRLLLLCPLNQGGGVGRALVASSPAAVLLTSVVL, from the exons ATGGACGTGGTGACCAGCGTCATGGGAAGCCTACTcgccaagctgggtgagctgctttTGGCGGAGTACAAGCTACAGAAGGGCGTCAAGGAAGACGTCGAGTCCCTTGAGCTAGAGATGAAGGGCGTACACGCTGCCCTTACAATGGTGGCAAAGGTGCCAAGGGACCAGCTCGACCAGCAGGTGAAGATCTGGGCAGATGAACTCACACGCCTGTCATACGACATGGAGGATGTCATTGACAACTTCCTGGTGTACGTTGAGGGGTTCGATCCAGCAGCCAACTCTCACAAGCTCAAATTGCTAGTGGAGAAAATGACCAGCTTGTTCACCAAAGGCAAGGCTCGCCATCAGATCGCCAATGCCATCAAGGACATCAAGACCCATGCCAAAGACCTGGCTGACTGGCATGACAGATACAGTAAAGTCAAGGACACCAGCATAAACAACACCATTTATCCTTGTCTAGCGGCTTTGTACAAGAATCAGAAAGACCTCGTTGGCATTGAAGACGCTCGGGACGAGCTAATCAAGAGACTGACACATGGTGATGGGGATGTGTCAAATCAGCAGCTTAAGATAGTCTCTATTTATGGAGCTGGAGGACTCGGCAAGACAACTCTTGCCAAGGCAGTGTATGATAGTCTTCAAACAAAATTTAGTTGCAAGGCTTTTGTTCCGGTGGGTCGAAACCCTCAAGTGAACAAAGTTCTTAAGGACATCCTCCTGGAACTGGAACCAAGCAAGTCTATGGGTGATATAGCCATATTGGATGAAAGACAACTCATCAACAAGCTCGGAGATCTACTTCAAAATAAGAG gtacttcatcgtcgtcgatGACATATGGGATACAACGGCATGGGGAATAATCAAATTTGCATTGTTGGATAACAATCTTGGAAGTCGAGTCATCACAACTACTCGTCTTCATCAAGTTGCCACAAAGACCGGTGATGTCTACAAGCTAGAACCACTTTCTCACAAATTGTCTGAAGAACTATTCTATACAATATTATCTGATGGTAAAGGAAAATGCCCTTATGATCAACCTTCTGAGGTATCTAAAAAATTTCTACAGAGATGCGCTGGTGTGCCGCTTGCTATCATTGCAATAGCTAGTTTGTTGCGTGATAAACCAATGGAGAATTGGTCTATGCTATACAACTCTATTGGTTTTGGAAATGGATATAATAAAGATATTGATGACATGAGAAGGATATTAATGTTTAGCTATGATGATCTACCTTATCATCTAAGGCCTTGTCTGTTGCATCTGAGCATATTTCCAGAAGACGCTTTGATCATGAAAGACACATTGATATGGATGTGGGTAGCCGAAGGCTTTGTCCATGAGGAGCCAGGGATAGGGTTATTTGAGATTGGAGAGAGATACTTTAATGATCTCGTAAATAGAAGCATGCTCCTGCCTGTAGAGCAGAAACAAGATAATGCCATAGGTGCTTGTCGTGTTCATGATATGGTTCTTGATATAATTTGTTTGTTATCAAAGGAACAAAATTTTGTCACCATACTGGATAGTAATGGGAAATATTCATCTTCACAAAGCAAAGCTCGTAGGTTAGCTGTCCAAACAAGAGATGAAGAGCAGCACAACCATTTGGTTAACAAGAGCATGCCAAAGCTGAGATCATGTTATGCCAGCATGTGTCATATAAGTATGATGCCATCACTTTCATGCTTTCAAGTGTTACGTGTTCTAGATATGAAGAACTGCAAATTTCTGGAAAACTGTCATCTTGAGCATCTTGGAAAGTCACATCTGTTGAGATACTTAAGTCTAGAGAACACAAATATTAGTGAGCTCCCAAAAGATATAGGAGATCTAAAGTTTCTGCAGACACTAGACTTGAGGAACTGCAAGATAAAAGGATTGCCGCAGAGTACTAGTTTGCTGAGGAAACTTAAGTGCCTGCGTGTTGGCAGCATGCGCTTGTGCACTGATGGTTTTGAACATATTTGTATTGAAGCGCCGAATTGGATAGGGAACCTGACATCCCTGGAAGAGCTATCTTTGAAAATTAGTGGCGAATTTTCTACCTTCGTTGAAGGACTCGGTAAGCTGACAGAGCTGAGGGTGCTAGGATGTGATTTAAGGGGACATTTGGATGAGCGCTCGATGAAAACTTTGGTGGGTTCTGTATGCAAACTTGAGAAAATCCAAATCATACATCTTGAGGACCTCGATGAGTGGTCCGAAATGGAGACAGATACCTACTGGGCAGGCTACAAGCCCCCTCGGGAACTCCGGGATCTGTCAATGTCGAGCACTTTCAGTAGGCTCCCGGCGTGGATTAATTCCTCGCTGCTGCCGAACCTCTCCAAACTAAAAATGGATCTGTATCATTTTGAGGAGCCGGATGTGGTCAACCTGGGGGGCTTGCCAAAGCTTTGTGACATGGGAAATTTGTGGATAGACTCATACATTGAGTTCCCTGATGGCGCGTTCCCCAAGTTGAGGTACTGCGGGATACATGCACCTTTCTGGTTTCTGCCGGGAAGCATGCGGAGCCTTGAATGCATTACGTTTGGCTTCGGCACAATGTGGTACATGAGGGATGCCGTCATTGATTTTGACTTTATTAGTACCCTGGTGAACCTCCCTTCCCTCCGGTGGGTCTTCGCTAATATCGACTGCCATGGTGCCCGTGCTTCTGATGTGGAGAAGATGGAGGCAGCTGTGAGGCAAGCAATCGACAATCATCCCAACCATCCCACGCTTGATCTCGACATGAGTGGTGACCCTCGG ATGATAAAAGAACCAGCCTCCCCTCTTCTGCATCATGCTACTAGTGTTGGTACGTCTGCTCGGGAGGACAACAAAGAATCGAGCTCCCAAGAGACACAACAAGAG TtcgacgacgacgatgacaacCGCATCAAACAAAAGCCGGATCTGGAGCAGAAGAAGCAAGATCAGGTGCTCCATGGGATGATCACCAATTCACCATACCATGCCACACATGTTTTTGCACTCGTGCTCAAGTTTCTGAATTTTCCTCACTCTTCCTTCCATTTAACTTATCAATCTCTTGTATGTAGTCCCATGAAGGCCAGGCGTCGGATTCCACCAAGGCAGAG CCGGAGAACCAACGCGAAGCCAACGATGTCGACCCTGATGCAGTGGAGAAGTGCTCAGTTCTCGACGTCCACCCCAGCTCTCCTGTCCCTCGCCTCAGTTTTGGCATGTCTGCTCCATCACCAGCGCACACAACAACCGCCGGTGTCAGTAACTCTGCTCAGGCGATCaacgagaaggaggaggaagaagaatcgcAGGCAGACCGACAGGAACAG CCGGCCGAGGAACACGAAGAAGCCGAGGACGGTTCAGCAGAGACCGTGCACGCAGTCGTCGCCACTAGTGTTGCAGAAAGCAGTGAGGCCGCCGCTGCTACGCCTGCTCCTCCTGTGCCCGCTCAACCAAGGTGGAGGCGTTGGGCGTGCTTTAGTTGCCTCAAGTCCGGCAGCAGTTCTTCTCACTAGTGTGGTGCTCTGA
- the LOC123187258 gene encoding disease resistance protein Pik-2 isoform X2 produces the protein MDVVTSVMGSLLAKLGELLLAEYKLQKGVKEDVESLELEMKGVHAALTMVAKVPRDQLDQQVKIWADELTRLSYDMEDVIDNFLVYVEGFDPAANSHKLKLLVEKMTSLFTKGKARHQIANAIKDIKTHAKDLADWHDRYSKVKDTSINNTIYPCLAALYKNQKDLVGIEDARDELIKRLTHGDGDVSNQQLKIVSIYGAGGLGKTTLAKAVYDSLQTKFSCKAFVPVGRNPQVNKVLKDILLELEPSKSMGDIAILDERQLINKLGDLLQNKRYFIVVDDIWDTTAWGIIKFALLDNNLGSRVITTTRLHQVATKTGDVYKLEPLSHKLSEELFYTILSDGKGKCPYDQPSEVSKKFLQRCAGVPLAIIAIASLLRDKPMENWSMLYNSIGFGNGYNKDIDDMRRILMFSYDDLPYHLRPCLLHLSIFPEDALIMKDTLIWMWVAEGFVHEEPGIGLFEIGERYFNDLVNRSMLLPVEQKQDNAIGACRVHDMVLDIICLLSKEQNFVTILDSNGKYSSSQSKARRLAVQTRDEEQHNHLVNKSMPKLRSCYASMCHISMMPSLSCFQVLRVLDMKNCKFLENCHLEHLGKSHLLRYLSLENTNISELPKDIGDLKFLQTLDLRNCKIKGLPQSTSLLRKLKCLRVGSMRLCTDGFEHICIEAPNWIGNLTSLEELSLKISGEFSTFVEGLGKLTELRVLGCDLRGHLDERSMKTLVGSVCKLEKIQIIHLEDLDEWSEMETDTYWAGYKPPRELRDLSMSSTFSRLPAWINSSLLPNLSKLKMDLYHFEEPDVVNLGGLPKLCDMGNLWIDSYIEFPDGAFPKLRYCGIHAPFWFLPGSMRSLECITFGFGTMWYMRDAVIDFDFISTLVNLPSLRWVFANIDCHGARASDVEKMEAAVRQAIDNHPNHPTLDLDMSGDPRMIKEPASPLLHHATSVGTSAREDNKESSSQETQQEFDDDDDNRIKQKPDLEQKKQDQSHEGQASDSTKAEPENQREANDVDPDAVEKCSVLDVHPSSPVPRLSFGMSAPSPAHTTTAGVSNSAQAINEKEEEEESQADRQEQPAEEHEEAEDGSAETVHAVVATSVAESSEAAAATPAPPVPAQPRWRRWACFSCLKSGSSSSH, from the exons ATGGACGTGGTGACCAGCGTCATGGGAAGCCTACTcgccaagctgggtgagctgctttTGGCGGAGTACAAGCTACAGAAGGGCGTCAAGGAAGACGTCGAGTCCCTTGAGCTAGAGATGAAGGGCGTACACGCTGCCCTTACAATGGTGGCAAAGGTGCCAAGGGACCAGCTCGACCAGCAGGTGAAGATCTGGGCAGATGAACTCACACGCCTGTCATACGACATGGAGGATGTCATTGACAACTTCCTGGTGTACGTTGAGGGGTTCGATCCAGCAGCCAACTCTCACAAGCTCAAATTGCTAGTGGAGAAAATGACCAGCTTGTTCACCAAAGGCAAGGCTCGCCATCAGATCGCCAATGCCATCAAGGACATCAAGACCCATGCCAAAGACCTGGCTGACTGGCATGACAGATACAGTAAAGTCAAGGACACCAGCATAAACAACACCATTTATCCTTGTCTAGCGGCTTTGTACAAGAATCAGAAAGACCTCGTTGGCATTGAAGACGCTCGGGACGAGCTAATCAAGAGACTGACACATGGTGATGGGGATGTGTCAAATCAGCAGCTTAAGATAGTCTCTATTTATGGAGCTGGAGGACTCGGCAAGACAACTCTTGCCAAGGCAGTGTATGATAGTCTTCAAACAAAATTTAGTTGCAAGGCTTTTGTTCCGGTGGGTCGAAACCCTCAAGTGAACAAAGTTCTTAAGGACATCCTCCTGGAACTGGAACCAAGCAAGTCTATGGGTGATATAGCCATATTGGATGAAAGACAACTCATCAACAAGCTCGGAGATCTACTTCAAAATAAGAG gtacttcatcgtcgtcgatGACATATGGGATACAACGGCATGGGGAATAATCAAATTTGCATTGTTGGATAACAATCTTGGAAGTCGAGTCATCACAACTACTCGTCTTCATCAAGTTGCCACAAAGACCGGTGATGTCTACAAGCTAGAACCACTTTCTCACAAATTGTCTGAAGAACTATTCTATACAATATTATCTGATGGTAAAGGAAAATGCCCTTATGATCAACCTTCTGAGGTATCTAAAAAATTTCTACAGAGATGCGCTGGTGTGCCGCTTGCTATCATTGCAATAGCTAGTTTGTTGCGTGATAAACCAATGGAGAATTGGTCTATGCTATACAACTCTATTGGTTTTGGAAATGGATATAATAAAGATATTGATGACATGAGAAGGATATTAATGTTTAGCTATGATGATCTACCTTATCATCTAAGGCCTTGTCTGTTGCATCTGAGCATATTTCCAGAAGACGCTTTGATCATGAAAGACACATTGATATGGATGTGGGTAGCCGAAGGCTTTGTCCATGAGGAGCCAGGGATAGGGTTATTTGAGATTGGAGAGAGATACTTTAATGATCTCGTAAATAGAAGCATGCTCCTGCCTGTAGAGCAGAAACAAGATAATGCCATAGGTGCTTGTCGTGTTCATGATATGGTTCTTGATATAATTTGTTTGTTATCAAAGGAACAAAATTTTGTCACCATACTGGATAGTAATGGGAAATATTCATCTTCACAAAGCAAAGCTCGTAGGTTAGCTGTCCAAACAAGAGATGAAGAGCAGCACAACCATTTGGTTAACAAGAGCATGCCAAAGCTGAGATCATGTTATGCCAGCATGTGTCATATAAGTATGATGCCATCACTTTCATGCTTTCAAGTGTTACGTGTTCTAGATATGAAGAACTGCAAATTTCTGGAAAACTGTCATCTTGAGCATCTTGGAAAGTCACATCTGTTGAGATACTTAAGTCTAGAGAACACAAATATTAGTGAGCTCCCAAAAGATATAGGAGATCTAAAGTTTCTGCAGACACTAGACTTGAGGAACTGCAAGATAAAAGGATTGCCGCAGAGTACTAGTTTGCTGAGGAAACTTAAGTGCCTGCGTGTTGGCAGCATGCGCTTGTGCACTGATGGTTTTGAACATATTTGTATTGAAGCGCCGAATTGGATAGGGAACCTGACATCCCTGGAAGAGCTATCTTTGAAAATTAGTGGCGAATTTTCTACCTTCGTTGAAGGACTCGGTAAGCTGACAGAGCTGAGGGTGCTAGGATGTGATTTAAGGGGACATTTGGATGAGCGCTCGATGAAAACTTTGGTGGGTTCTGTATGCAAACTTGAGAAAATCCAAATCATACATCTTGAGGACCTCGATGAGTGGTCCGAAATGGAGACAGATACCTACTGGGCAGGCTACAAGCCCCCTCGGGAACTCCGGGATCTGTCAATGTCGAGCACTTTCAGTAGGCTCCCGGCGTGGATTAATTCCTCGCTGCTGCCGAACCTCTCCAAACTAAAAATGGATCTGTATCATTTTGAGGAGCCGGATGTGGTCAACCTGGGGGGCTTGCCAAAGCTTTGTGACATGGGAAATTTGTGGATAGACTCATACATTGAGTTCCCTGATGGCGCGTTCCCCAAGTTGAGGTACTGCGGGATACATGCACCTTTCTGGTTTCTGCCGGGAAGCATGCGGAGCCTTGAATGCATTACGTTTGGCTTCGGCACAATGTGGTACATGAGGGATGCCGTCATTGATTTTGACTTTATTAGTACCCTGGTGAACCTCCCTTCCCTCCGGTGGGTCTTCGCTAATATCGACTGCCATGGTGCCCGTGCTTCTGATGTGGAGAAGATGGAGGCAGCTGTGAGGCAAGCAATCGACAATCATCCCAACCATCCCACGCTTGATCTCGACATGAGTGGTGACCCTCGG ATGATAAAAGAACCAGCCTCCCCTCTTCTGCATCATGCTACTAGTGTTGGTACGTCTGCTCGGGAGGACAACAAAGAATCGAGCTCCCAAGAGACACAACAAGAG TtcgacgacgacgatgacaacCGCATCAAACAAAAGCCGGATCTGGAGCAGAAGAAGCAAGATCAG TCCCATGAAGGCCAGGCGTCGGATTCCACCAAGGCAGAG CCGGAGAACCAACGCGAAGCCAACGATGTCGACCCTGATGCAGTGGAGAAGTGCTCAGTTCTCGACGTCCACCCCAGCTCTCCTGTCCCTCGCCTCAGTTTTGGCATGTCTGCTCCATCACCAGCGCACACAACAACCGCCGGTGTCAGTAACTCTGCTCAGGCGATCaacgagaaggaggaggaagaagaatcgcAGGCAGACCGACAGGAACAG CCGGCCGAGGAACACGAAGAAGCCGAGGACGGTTCAGCAGAGACCGTGCACGCAGTCGTCGCCACTAGTGTTGCAGAAAGCAGTGAGGCCGCCGCTGCTACGCCTGCTCCTCCTGTGCCCGCTCAACCAAGGTGGAGGCGTTGGGCGTGCTTTAGTTGCCTCAAGTCCGGCAGCAGTTCTTCTCACTAG
- the LOC123184506 gene encoding UDP-glycosyltransferase 72B1-like, whose protein sequence is MATAVTGASDPSPIVQTRPASTADETRPLPHVVLLASPGMGHLIPLAELARRLAVDHGFAATIVTLTNLSDAAADAAVLSSMPASVSTAVLPSVALDDLPPGVGFGTLMFELLRRSLPHLRALMCSAVGLGPIAALVCDFFGTAALPLAADLGVPGYVFFPNSFTLVSVMRRLAELHDGAAPGEYRDLPDTLRLPGCVPLRHAELPDGFRERTDPVYAYLVEEARRYGRADGFLVNSFEELESAVAEAFDRDAADGAFPPVYPVGPFVRSSSSNEEADELDCLGWLDRQPAGSVVYVSFGSGGALTVEQTVELATGLGTSGHRFLWVVRMPSHDGNNNALGADGSYRSQDDPLAWLPEGFLERTKSRGLAVAGWAPQVRVLAHPATAGFMSHCGWNSTLESLASGVPMVTWPLYAEQKMNAAILTELAGVALRPAVRREDGFVAGEEVAAAVRELMEGEKGRAVRQQARRLQEAAARACTPEGPSRWALEKVAGKWMAGLRNGD, encoded by the coding sequence ATGGCGACGGCGGTCACCGGTGCAAGTGACCCGTCACCGATCGTGCAGACAAGGCCAGCGAGCACGGCGGATGAGACACGGCCCCTGCCTCACGTCGTCCTGCTGGCCAGCCCCGGCATGGGCCACCTCATCCCCCTGGCCGAGCTCGCGCGCCGGCTCGCGGTTGACCACGGCTTCGCCGCAACGATCGTCACGCTCACCAACCTCTCCGACGCGGCCGCCGACGCCGCCGTGCTCTCCTCCATGCCGGCGTCGGTCTCGACCGCTGTGCTCCCCTCCGTCGCGCTGGACGACCTCCCGCCGGGCGTCGGCTTCGGCACCCTCATGTTCGAGCTCCTCCGCCGCTCGCTCCCGCACCTCCGCGCGCTCATGTGCTCGGCGGTCGGCCTCGGCCCCATCGCCGCGCTCGTGTGCGATTTCTTCGGCACCGCCGCGCTCCCTCTCGCCGCGGACCTCGGCGTCCCGGGGTACGTCTTCTTCCCCAACAGCTTCACCTTGGTCTCCGTCATGCGGCGCCTCGCGGAGCTCCACGACGGCGCCGCCCCCGGCGAGTACCGCGACCTCCCGGACACTCTCCGGCTCCCGGGCTGCGTGCCGCTGCGCCACGCCGAGCTGCCCGACGGGTTCCGCGAACGTACCGACCCTGTCTACGCCTACCTCGTCGAGGAGGCGCGGCGGTACGGCCGCGCCGATGGCTTCTTGGTCAACAGCTTCGAGGAGCTGGAGTCCGCCGTCGCGGAGGCGTTCGACCGGGACGCCGCGGACGGCGCGTTCCCGCCGGTGTATCCCGTGGGGCCGTTCGTCCGGTCAAGCAGCTCCAACGAAGAAGCCGACGAGCTGGACTGCCTGGGGTGGCTCGACCGGCAGCCGGCGGGATCAGTGGTGTACGTCTCCTTCGGCAGCGGCGGCGCGCTGACCGTGGAGCAGACGGTCGAGCTCGCCACCGGCCTGGGGACGAGCGGCCACCGGTTCCTCTGGGTGGTGCGCATGCCAAGCCATGACGGGAACAACAACGCCTTGGGGGCCGACGGTAGCTACCGGAGCCAGGACGACCCGCTGGCATGGCTTCCGGAAGGCTTCCTGGAGAGGACGAAGAGCAGGGGCCTCGCCGTGGCCGGGTGGGCGCCGCAGGTGCGCGTGCTGGCGCACCCCGCGACGGCGGGGTTCATGTcgcactgcgggtggaactcgACGCTGGAGAGCCTGGCCTCCGGCGTCCCGATGGTCACCTGGCCGCTGTACGCCGAGCAGAAGATGAACGCGGCCATCCTGACGGAGTTGGCAGGGGTGGCACTGCGGCCGGCGGTGAGACGAGAGGACGGCTTCGTGGCGGGCGAGGAGGTCGCGGCGGCCGTCAGGGAGCTCATGGAAGGGGAGAAGGGAAGAGCGGTGCGCCAGCAAGCCAGGCGGCTTCAGGAGGCAGCGGCACGGGCGTGTACGCCGGAGGGGCCGTCGCGGTGGGCGCTGGAGAAGGTGGCCGGCAAGTGGATGGCCGGGCTTCGCAACGGGGATTGA